The DNA segment CGAGTCGGGGCGCGCCGAGCTGCAGCTCCCCGACAGCCGCAAGGAGCTCGTCCCCGTGTTCGAGGGGCGCGCCGTGTATTCGGGCGCCCAGGCCGGCTTCTACGAGCTCACGGCGCCCGACGCGAAGGTGGGCGCTACGGGCGCCGAGGCGGGCAAGGCGTCCTTCGCCGCGAACCTGCTCGACCGCGACGAGAGCACCCTCGTACCGACCGCGGACCTCGTCGTCGACGGCCAGAAGGCGAGCGCGGTCGAGGGCTTCACGGTCGGCGTGCGGCGCGAGGTTTGGATCTACCTCCTCATCGCGGCGGTCATCCTCACGTCGATCGAGTGGGCGACCTACCACCGGAGGCTCACGGTATGAGCGCCGATCCGAAGGAGCGTCTCCGCAGGGCCGCGTACGGGGGCGGTGTGCTCGCCGTCCTCGTGGGGCTCCTGTGGGCCTACCACAGGTACGTGTACTCTGCAGGTCCGTCGCTCGCCTGGTCGCGAGGGGGCGTGGACTACGAGCTCCTGTCGCCGAAGATGCTCGCCGTGGCGCTGCTCGCGCCCTACTTCATGTGGGTCATCGGCAAGAGCCTCGCCGACCTGCCGATCGTGCAGCGCGTGCTGTCGGTGCTGCTCCGCGTCGCCTTCGTGGCGCTGCTGGCGCTGGGGCTCTCGCGCCTCGCGCGCACCGCGACCACGGAGAAGATCTGCACGGTCTACCTCGTGGACGTCTCCGAGTCGGTGCCCGACGAGGCGCTGGCCGACGCGCGCGCCGAGATCGCCAAGGGCCTCAAGGCGAAGCGAAAGGACGACCTCGTCCGCGTGATCACGTTCGCGCGTCGCGCGCGTGCCCTCCCTGTCGACGACCTCTCGTTCGACGCGCCCGCGATCGAGCGCCACGAGGCCCTCGCGACCGGCGATCCGAAGCTCGACAAGAAGCGGCAAGGCCTCGGTGCGGCGAGCGACCTCGCGAGCGCGCTGCAGCTCGCGTACGGCCTCTACCCGTCGGGCATGTTGCGGCGCGCCGTGATCCTCTCCGACGGCGTGCAGACCGACGGCGACGTCCTCGCGGAGGCGAACCGCGCCCGCGGCTTCGGCGTGAAGCTCTTCGCCGTGCCTTACACCCGCCCCGTGCCCGGTGAGGTCGCCCTCCGCGAGCTGCGCGTGCCTCCGAAGGTGCGCGTCGGCGAGCCGTTTAACCTGCACGCGCACATCTTCTCGAGCCGACCCCAGAAGGTGAAGGCGGTCTTGAAGCAGGGCGAGGCCATCAACGGCCTCGACGGCGTGCGCTCGATCGATCTTCTCGCGGGCGACAACGACGTCCCCTTCAAGAGCGTGGTGCGCGTGGCCGGCGAGGTCACCTATCAGCTCGACCTCTCCGACATCCCCGAGGATCGCTTCAAGGAGAACAACGGCGTCTCCGTGTCGGTGGCGGTGCCCGGCCGCCCTACGGTGCTCTACGTGGAGGGCACCGTGTCGCGCGCGAGCTACCTCGCGAGCGCCCTGTCCGCGCAAGAGTTCGACGTCGACGTGCGCGGCCCGCGCGAGCTTCCGCAGAACATCCGCGAGCTCGAGCGGTACGACTTCGTCATTCTCTCCGACGCTCCCGCCGAGTCCGTCAGCATGACGCAGCAGGAGGCGCTCGAGAGCTACGTGCGTGACCTCGGCGGCGGCTTCCTCTTCGCGGGTGGCGAGAGCGGCTACGGCCTCGGCGGCTGGTACCACACGACCGTCGAGCGTATGCTCCCGGTGCGCATGGACGCGGAGAAGCGCCGCGACGAGCCGCAGGTCGCGATGTCGCTCGTGATCGACCGCTCCGGGAGCATGAGCGGCCTGCCGCTCGAGATGGCCAAGGCGGCGGCGAAGGCCACAGCGGACGCGCTCTCCGGGGACGACCTCCTCGAGGTCATCGCGTTCGACTCGTCGCCGACCCGCGTGGTGCGCATGACCCCTGCGAAGCACCGCGCGCGCATTCAGGGCGACATCGCGCGGATCCAGCCAGGCGGCGGCACCGAGATCTTCCCCGCGCTCGACGCGGCGTACCAGTCGCTCACCGTCACGCGGGCGCGCAAGAAGCACGTGATCCTCCTCACGGACGGCCAGGCCCCGCAGGGCGGCATCCGGGATCTCGTGCAGGCGATGGCGGCCGAGGGCATGACCGTGTCGAGCATCGGCCTCGGCGGCGGCGTCGACGAGGGCCTGCTCCGCATGATCGCCGACCTCGGCGGCGGACGCTTCTACAAGGTGCTCGACGCCCAGCAGCTGCCCCGTGTCTTCACGCGTGAGACCGAGATGGTGTCGCGCTCGGCGGCCGTGGAAGAGTACTTCCAGCCCAAGGTCGTCACCTCGGCGGGCTTCATGCGCGGCGTAGACCTCGCGTCCGCGCCCTTTCTCCACGGCTACGTCGCCACCAAGATGAAGCCGCCGCCCGCTCAGGAGCTCCTGCAGTCGGAGGTGGGCGAGCCCATCCTCGCGCGGTGGCACGTGGGCCTCGGGTGGTCGCTCGCTTGGACGAGCGACGTGAAGAACCTCTGGGCGGTCGAGTGGCTGAAGTGGCCTGGCTATGGGCAGTTTTGGGGCCAGCTCGTCCGCGAGCACATGCGCCAGAAGCGTCGACAGCAGCTCGACATGCAGGCCGCCATCGACCCGGCGACCGGGCACGTGAAGGCCCACATCGACGCCATCGGCGGAGACGATCGCTTCCAGAATGGGCTCGAGGCGAAGTTCACGGTCGTCGGGCCGCAGCCCTCGGGGGAGAAGAAGACGGTCCCGATGAAGCAGACCGCGCCCGGTCGCTACGAAGCGGATTTTCCGCTGGAGCGCTTCGGCTCGTTCCTCCTGCACGCGTCTCTCGAGCGCGAGGTGACCGACGCGAAGGGGACCACGCGCTCGGCGCAAGTCGCGGAGAGCTTCGGTCACGTGCAGAACCCGTACCCGCGCGAGTACCTCGCGCTCGCTCCGGACGTCGGCACCCTCCGACGCGCGGCGGAGCTCACGGGGGGCACGTTCTCGCCGGCGCCCGCCGCCGTGTTCGACCCCGCAGGGGAGACTATCCGCTATCACCAAGACCTGTGGCCTCGGTTCATCCTCGCGGCGCTCGTCGTGTACCTCCTCGACCTGCTCGTGCGGCGCGTTCGCTTCTTCGATCGCAAGGTCACCGCGCGCGCGACCGTGCCCGCGCCCTCCACGCGTCGGTGAAGGCCGCCTCTCGATCTCGAGAACGGCTCTGGCCCAGGCGGCTCCGCGGCCGCGTCCGCGCGTCACACGAAGGCACCTCGGGGACCGAGGGGCGGGTGCAGCGCCGGGTCGATGAAGGTGCAGCGTGCTTTCGTCGCTTCCTTTGGGTAAGTAGCGCACGGCGGCCGCGTCCTTCGCGGTCCCCTGGAGCTCCCCTTGGCCGACCCGTCCGACGACCGCCCCCTGGTTTCCTACGAGCAGCTGCTCGAGCCGTTCGTGTCCGCGATCAAGCCGCCCTCCGCGTTTCTGTGCGGGGCGGAAGCGGAGAAGTTCGGCGTGTTCTCCGACTTCGCGCACCTCCCTTACGAGGGCGGCGGGCGCGGCGGCGTGGCCGACGTACTCCACGACCTCGCCGCTCGCGGGTGGGCGG comes from the Myxococcales bacterium genome and includes:
- a CDS encoding VWA domain-containing protein, giving the protein MSADPKERLRRAAYGGGVLAVLVGLLWAYHRYVYSAGPSLAWSRGGVDYELLSPKMLAVALLAPYFMWVIGKSLADLPIVQRVLSVLLRVAFVALLALGLSRLARTATTEKICTVYLVDVSESVPDEALADARAEIAKGLKAKRKDDLVRVITFARRARALPVDDLSFDAPAIERHEALATGDPKLDKKRQGLGAASDLASALQLAYGLYPSGMLRRAVILSDGVQTDGDVLAEANRARGFGVKLFAVPYTRPVPGEVALRELRVPPKVRVGEPFNLHAHIFSSRPQKVKAVLKQGEAINGLDGVRSIDLLAGDNDVPFKSVVRVAGEVTYQLDLSDIPEDRFKENNGVSVSVAVPGRPTVLYVEGTVSRASYLASALSAQEFDVDVRGPRELPQNIRELERYDFVILSDAPAESVSMTQQEALESYVRDLGGGFLFAGGESGYGLGGWYHTTVERMLPVRMDAEKRRDEPQVAMSLVIDRSGSMSGLPLEMAKAAAKATADALSGDDLLEVIAFDSSPTRVVRMTPAKHRARIQGDIARIQPGGGTEIFPALDAAYQSLTVTRARKKHVILLTDGQAPQGGIRDLVQAMAAEGMTVSSIGLGGGVDEGLLRMIADLGGGRFYKVLDAQQLPRVFTRETEMVSRSAAVEEYFQPKVVTSAGFMRGVDLASAPFLHGYVATKMKPPPAQELLQSEVGEPILARWHVGLGWSLAWTSDVKNLWAVEWLKWPGYGQFWGQLVREHMRQKRRQQLDMQAAIDPATGHVKAHIDAIGGDDRFQNGLEAKFTVVGPQPSGEKKTVPMKQTAPGRYEADFPLERFGSFLLHASLEREVTDAKGTTRSAQVAESFGHVQNPYPREYLALAPDVGTLRRAAELTGGTFSPAPAAVFDPAGETIRYHQDLWPRFILAALVVYLLDLLVRRVRFFDRKVTARATVPAPSTRR